A genomic window from Vanessa tameamea isolate UH-Manoa-2023 chromosome 7, ilVanTame1 primary haplotype, whole genome shotgun sequence includes:
- the LOC113401178 gene encoding molybdenum cofactor sulfurase — MSVLSNVIDDHQMKIIKNEFIRLEDKCYLENAGTALYPQKLLNKINDDLLKNVYMNPHSDKYTRDCIEQIRCMVLQHFNTDNSNYTVVFTSGTTQSLKLVLETFQFHNNNDDNSIGSFIYLRDNHTSVIGLRELAENKNVDVVHISHEEFLSSLKIPQPSNDLQERNKNKSNTLLVYPAQSNFNGFKYPIDCMGNIKNGCLRGYLKKQLCDVNCNWYILLDAASLTSTNKLDLSVTQPDFVCLSFYKIFGFPTGLGALLVKNNSADVLNQKKYFGGGTVDIVLSGEDYHVKRSALHERLEDGTQAFLSIIALKHCFDVISLLIPKIVNNNIMDTISYHTYYLAKDLYEQLQNLKHDNGANAAVLYMDSDFTDIKTQGGIVTFNLLRKNGSYIGYVEFQHMADLFNISIRTGCFCNSGSCQRHLIISNKEMKAMHKAGHKCGDEIDLIDGKPTGAIRVSFGYYNTYDDVDKLILMISKCFLRKQIQKPKRIMMNFNKNVTQITNGISSNEQILKSLVLKQRNFSNGNEIDYYNNDYKMTLVEINIFPIKSCGAFKIKSGWKIGTKGLEFDREWMIVRDNGICLTQKQNTLMCKIQPFIDLKNRCLTLNFDGQQPISISLDPAISSTYTETQVCQSKVCTDIIKGYDCGDEVADWISNALGISFLRLIRQSSDRLLKKKASEEQKLLSLSNQAQFLLINKATVRWLRDKITDELFSDDINSLVDRFRGNLIIDSKKELIERDWQKVIIGKHEFKVEGQCSRCQMVCIDQRTGEKTVEPLRTISQEFGGKLRFGIYLSYIGPIYKCNDRMLKTYSEVNT; from the exons ATGTCTGTTTTAAGCAATGTTATTGATGATCATcagatgaaaataataaaaaatgaatttattagaCTTGAAG ataaatgttatttagaaaATGCAGGGACAGCTCTATACCCACAAAagctattaaacaaaataaatgatgatCTACTTAAAAATGTGTATATGAACCCTCACTCTGACAAATATACCAGAGACTGTATAGAACAAATAAGATGTATggttttacaacattttaatacaGACAATTCAAACTACACTGTGGTATTTACATCTGGTACAACACAATCGCTAAAACTTGTTTTAGAAACTTtccaatttcataataataatgatgataactCAATAGGgtcttttatttatcttagagATAACCATACTTCTGTTATTGGCCTAAGAGAATtagctgaaaataaaaatgttgatgttGTTCATATATCTCATGAAGAATTTCTATCATCTTTAAAAATACCTCAACCCTCAAATGATTTGCAAGAAAGAAACAAGAATAAAAGCAATACTTTGCTAGTGTATCCAGcacaaagtaattttaatggGTTTAAGTATCCTATAGATTGTATGGGCAACATAAAAAATGGATGTCTAAGAGGTTATCTAAAGAAACAATTATGTGATGTTAATTGTAATTGGTACATATTATTAGATGCTGCATCTTTGACATCTACAAATAAACTAGACTTGTCCGTCACACAACCAGATTTTGtatgtttatctttttataaaatatttggctTTCCTACTGGATTGGGTGCATTATTAGTGAAAAATAATAGCGCAGATGTACTTAatcaaaaaaagtattttggtGGAGGAACAGTGGACATTGTTTTGAGTGGTGAGGATTACCATGTGAAAAGAAGTGCTCTTCATGAAAG ACTTGAAGATGGAACTCAGGCATTTTTGTCCATAATTGCCTTAAAGCATTGCTTTGATGTAATTTCTCTTCTGATAcctaaaattgttaataacaatATCATGGACACAATATCTTACCACACATATTATTTAGCCAAAGATTTATACGAACAATTACAGAATCTAAAACATGACAATGGTGCTAATGCAGCTGTTTTATATATGGATTCAGATTTTACGGACATAAAGACACAAGGAGGgattgtaacatttaatttattaaggaaaAATGGATCTTACATTGGATATGTTGAG tttCAACATATGGcagatttatttaacattagcaTCAGAACAGGATGTTTTTGCAATTCAGGATCTTGTCAAAGGCATTTGATAATATCTAATAAAGAAATGAAGGCCATGCATAAAGCTGGTCACAAATGTGGAGATGAAATAGATTTAATAGATGGAAAACCAACCGGTGCAATAAGAGTTTCATTTGGTTACTATAATACATATGATGATGTAGATAAGTTAATCTTAATGATAAGCAAATGTTTTCTTAGAAAACAAATCCAAAAACCAAAACGCATAATGatgaattttaacaaaaatgtaacaCAAATAACCAATGGAATATCATCAAATGAACAGATCCTGAAATCCTTGgtattaaaacaaagaaatttcAGCAATGGCAATGAAATAGACTATTATAACAATGATTACAAAATGACTTTAgttgaaattaacatttttccAATTAAATCATGTggtgcttttaaaataaaatcaggcTGGAAAATTGGTACAAAAGGGTTAGAATTTGATAGAGAATGGATGATTGTAAGGGACAATGGCATTTGTCttacacaaaaacaaaacacattaaTGTGTAAAATTCAACCATTTATAGACCTTAAGAATAGATGTCTCACACTGAACTTTGatg gTCAACAGCCCATTTCGATATCTTTAGACCCAGCAATATCTAGTACTTATACAGAAACACAAGTTTGTCAAAGTAAAGTTTGTACTGACATCATAAAAGGGTATGATTGTGGAGATGAAGTAGCTGATTGGATATCAAATGCTTTAGGCATTTCGTTCTTAAGATTAATAAGGCAGTCATCTGACAGATTGCTGAAAAAGAAAGCTAGTGAAGAACAAAAATTACTCTCCCTAAGCAATCAAGCTCAATTTCTTCTAATTAATAAAGCAACCGTTAGATGGTTGAGAGATAAAATAACAGATGAATTATTTTCTGATGACATAAATTCATTAGTTGATCGATTTCGAGGGAATCTGATTATTGattcaaaaaaagaacttaTAGAAAGAGATTGGCAAAAAGTAATAATTGGAAAACACGAGTTTAag gTAGAAGGGCAATGTTCTCGTTGCCAAATGGTCTGCATTGATCAAAGAACAGGCGAGAAAACTGTTGAGCCATTGAGAACAATATCGCAAGAGTTTGGTGGAAAACTACGTTTTGGTATATACTTAAGCTATATTGGaccaatatataaatgtaacgaTCGCATGCTAAAAACATATTCAGAAGTTAATACTTAA
- the LOC113401180 gene encoding migration and invasion enhancer 1 codes for MMSNPNKVQNTKVEIEFCKVCDYGGHCLALAKQIKKSSPEAEVDCKKGRQGSFEVLVNNKLVYSKLQTMALPDYEEVAEVVQEVCGGAEPRKIKGQQEVNCVIS; via the exons atgatGTCAAATCCAAATAAAGTACAAAACACTAaagttgaaattgaattttG TAAAGTTTGTGATTATGGGGGACATTGCTTAGCTTTGgctaaacaaattaaaaaaagtagtccAGAAGCAGAAGTAGATTGCAAAAAAGGTCGACAAG GTTCATTTGAAGTGCTAGTTAATAACAAGCTAGTTTATTCAAAATTGCAAACCATGGCATTACCAGATTATGAAGAGGTAGCTGAAGTTGTACAGGAGGTGTGTGGAGGTGCAGAGCCAAGAAAAATAAAAGGACAACAAGAAGTAAACTGTGTAAtatcataa
- the LOC113401179 gene encoding ras-related protein Rab-27A produces MVTNMDYDYLIKLLCVGDSGVGKTSFLYKYTDGVFHTQFISTVGIDFREKTVIYQQNTRQHRVHLQLWDTAGQERFRSLTTAFYRDAMGFLLLFDLTNEASFLEVRNWIEQLKTHSLSDDPDIVLCGHKCDLQEKRLVNQNRAREFAKNYNLPYLETSAKTGQNIDRAIEILLDKIMYRMETSVEYAMLCASGRRRQSLQRLQAKQDRKLCSC; encoded by the exons ATGGTCACCAATATGGACTACGATTATCTAATAAAACTTCTGTGCGTCGGAGATTCCGGAGTTGGAAAGACgagttttttgtataaatacacTGACGGAGTTTTTCACACACAGTTTATTTCAACAGTTGGGATTGATTTCAGAGAAAAAACTGTG atatATCAGCAGAATACAAGACAACACCGTGTACATTTACAACTATGGGACACTGCAGGACAAGaaag aTTCCGAAGCTTGACAACAGCTTTTTATCGCGATGCAATGGGATTTTTGCTGCTCTTTGATTTGACTAATGAAGCCTCATTCTTGGAAGTACGGAATTGGATAGAACAGCTAAag ACACATAGTCTCAGTGATGATCCAGACATTGTACTATGTGGTCATAAATGTGACCTGCAAGAGAAACGCTTAGTAAATCAAAATCGTGCCAGAGAATTTGCCAAAAATTACAATTTGCCATACTTGGAAACTAGTGCCAAAACTGGTCAGAATATTGACCGTGCTATTGAGATTCTTCTTGACAAAATTATGTACAG AATGGAAACATCAGTGGAATACGCAATGCTTTGCGCTTCAGGGCGACGCCGTCAGTCGCTTCAAAGACTCCAAGCCAAGCAGGACAGAAAACTATGTTCCTGCTAG